In Streptomyces sp. NBC_00569, a single genomic region encodes these proteins:
- a CDS encoding YhgE/Pip domain-containing protein produces the protein MDDDSAPRHAAEKARASALVRRPKLWLVPTILTGMLALLLSLLYMGGIVNPNRDLRNLPIALVNSDRGKPLPGQSQNLGTQVARAALADTSGGKVDWHPLTRGQAQDELESGKVYGALVIPPDFTDTIAALTTSKATQRPTLTVLTNPGMGSLGSSLAGRISTTAAEQTSRTIGKQLTAADADRQVTPTARLLLADPIAVTTQVGHPIGDHSGLGLSAFYYTLLLVLTGFLGANLTSMGVDTALGYADSEIGPWHARRPTVPINRTQTLLLKMVMTVGITLLTTTLIMLATVGILGMDASHLPLLWVFSYCATLAVGMGVQAINAAFGGIGQLVSMFVFIVLGLPSSGATIPLEAVPGFYRFLGIFEPMRQLSGGVRSILFFDARADAGLLRAWVMIAVGAVISLAFGFAMTRYYDRKGLHRLTPQPSE, from the coding sequence ATGGACGACGACAGCGCACCCCGCCACGCCGCGGAAAAGGCGCGCGCCTCCGCGCTCGTGCGTCGCCCGAAGCTGTGGCTGGTGCCCACGATTCTGACCGGGATGCTCGCACTGCTGCTGTCCCTGCTCTACATGGGCGGCATCGTGAACCCGAACCGGGACTTGCGGAACCTGCCGATCGCGCTCGTCAACTCGGACCGGGGCAAACCTCTGCCCGGGCAGAGCCAGAACCTGGGGACGCAGGTCGCACGGGCCGCCCTCGCCGACACCTCCGGCGGCAAGGTCGACTGGCATCCGCTCACCCGCGGTCAGGCCCAGGACGAGCTCGAATCAGGCAAGGTCTACGGCGCCCTGGTCATCCCCCCGGACTTCACCGACACCATTGCCGCGCTCACCACCAGCAAGGCCACGCAACGACCGACGCTGACCGTACTGACCAACCCCGGCATGGGCAGCCTCGGCTCCTCCCTGGCCGGCAGGATCAGCACGACGGCGGCCGAACAGACCTCCCGGACCATCGGGAAGCAGCTGACGGCGGCCGACGCCGACCGGCAAGTCACCCCCACCGCACGCCTGTTGCTCGCCGATCCGATCGCCGTCACCACGCAGGTGGGGCACCCCATCGGAGACCACAGCGGCCTGGGCCTGAGCGCCTTCTACTACACCCTGCTGCTCGTCCTGACCGGGTTCCTGGGCGCCAACCTCACCAGCATGGGCGTCGACACCGCTCTCGGCTACGCCGACAGTGAGATCGGCCCCTGGCACGCCCGCCGCCCCACCGTGCCGATCAACCGCACGCAGACGCTGCTGCTGAAGATGGTCATGACCGTCGGCATCACCCTGCTCACCACCACATTGATCATGCTGGCCACCGTCGGGATCCTCGGCATGGACGCCTCCCACCTGCCACTGCTGTGGGTCTTCTCCTACTGCGCCACGCTGGCGGTCGGCATGGGCGTCCAGGCCATCAACGCGGCCTTCGGCGGGATCGGGCAGCTCGTGTCCATGTTCGTCTTCATCGTCCTCGGCCTGCCGTCGTCCGGAGCGACCATTCCGCTGGAGGCGGTCCCCGGTTTCTACCGTTTCCTCGGCATTTTCGAACCGATGCGGCAGCTCAGCGGCGGAGTCCGTTCCATCCTCTTCTTCGACGCGCGAGCCGATGCCGGTCTCCTGCGCGCCTGGGTCATGATCGCGGTCGGCGCCGTCATCTCGCTGGCCTTCGGGTTCGCGATGACCAGGTACTACGACCGGAAGGGGCTGCACCGCCTGACCCCGCAGCCGTCCGAGTGA
- a CDS encoding 5-dehydro-4-deoxyglucarate dehydratase, translating to MGIRSMNEVGTQPEDVAQKLRDGMAKGVLSFPLTSLRDDGSLDLDAYRTYLTAQLANAPGMVFPACGTGEFFSLDEEEYRAVVRVTVEVADGRLPVVAGIGYGWSQALRFARIAQEEGADALLVLPHYLVGAPQDGLVEQLRRIAAGTRLPLIAYQRDQVTFSADTLRRIAGIPTVVGLKDGHSDLDRLQRLTLAAPDGFLFFNGAATAEMQARAYATVGVPAYSSAVHAFAPEIAKAFFTALRAGDDEATNKLLRDFYVPLVELRDRVPGYAVSLVKAAARLRGLPVGPVRAPLTDPSPADLADLEKVLDAGLNLVGAVRRVN from the coding sequence ATGGGGATCAGATCTATGAACGAGGTCGGCACGCAACCCGAGGATGTCGCGCAGAAGCTGCGTGACGGGATGGCGAAGGGGGTGCTGTCCTTCCCGCTCACGAGCCTCCGGGACGACGGCAGCCTCGACCTGGACGCCTACCGGACCTACCTGACCGCCCAGTTGGCCAACGCGCCGGGCATGGTCTTCCCCGCCTGCGGAACGGGGGAGTTCTTCTCGCTGGACGAGGAGGAGTACCGGGCGGTCGTCAGGGTGACGGTCGAGGTCGCCGACGGGCGGCTGCCGGTGGTCGCCGGCATCGGCTACGGCTGGTCGCAGGCGCTGCGGTTCGCCCGGATCGCGCAGGAGGAGGGCGCCGACGCGCTGCTCGTGCTGCCGCACTACCTGGTCGGCGCTCCGCAGGACGGGCTGGTGGAGCAGCTGCGCCGGATCGCCGCGGGCACCCGGCTGCCGCTGATCGCGTACCAGCGCGACCAGGTCACCTTCAGCGCGGACACCCTGCGCCGGATCGCCGGGATCCCCACCGTCGTCGGCCTGAAGGACGGGCACAGCGACCTGGACCGGCTCCAGCGCCTGACACTCGCCGCACCCGACGGCTTCCTCTTCTTCAACGGCGCCGCGACCGCCGAGATGCAGGCCCGCGCCTACGCCACCGTCGGCGTGCCCGCCTACTCCTCCGCGGTCCACGCGTTCGCGCCCGAAATCGCGAAGGCCTTCTTCACCGCGCTGCGGGCGGGCGACGACGAGGCGACGAACAAGCTCCTGCGCGACTTCTACGTTCCCTTGGTGGAGCTGCGCGACCGTGTCCCGGGCTACGCCGTCTCCCTCGTCAAGGCCGCGGCCCGGCTGCGCGGCCTCCCGGTCGGCCCCGTGCGCGCCCCGCTCACCGACCCGTCGCCCGCCGACCTCGCGGATCTCGAGAAGGTGCTGGACGCCGGACTGAACCTGGTCGGAGCCGTGCGGCGCGTCAACTGA
- a CDS encoding gluconate:H+ symporter, producing the protein MPLVVVGISVLILLFLMTRLRMNGFAALLLVAVGVALVQGIPAATIPDVLSEGIGGQIGDTMLTIGLGAMVGRVMGDSGAAQRIANRLLDAFGPRWVQVAMVVTSMLIGVTMFYEVAFIIIVPIAFTLVRVTGAKLLWVGLPMSIALSTMHSFLPPHPGPTAVAATFHASVGHTLFYGLFIAVPAGALIALAWPRLPFVKAMNPSIPKGLVSDREFTDEEMPGMGWSLLVALFPVVLIAGAAVIDMVTSGESPFLHAVAFIGSAPIALMLTLLLAIWAFGPRIGRSLTEVSASCASAAQAMAMILLVIGAGGAFKNVLVEGGISDYIKDVTDSWAISPLILAWLIAVILRVALGSATVAVVTASGVVLPLLAGSGIHPEIMVLAVSCGSIAFSHVNDPGFWLFKEYFNLSVIDAIKVRTTYTTVLAVLGLGGVLAMEWALDFLSL; encoded by the coding sequence TTGCCTCTCGTCGTAGTGGGAATCAGCGTTCTGATTCTGCTCTTCCTCATGACCAGGCTGAGAATGAACGGGTTCGCCGCCCTCCTCCTCGTGGCGGTCGGCGTCGCCCTGGTGCAGGGCATTCCGGCGGCGACGATCCCCGACGTCCTCTCGGAGGGCATCGGCGGCCAGATCGGCGACACGATGCTGACCATCGGCCTCGGCGCCATGGTCGGCCGCGTCATGGGGGACTCCGGAGCGGCGCAACGAATAGCCAACCGGCTCCTCGACGCCTTCGGGCCGCGCTGGGTGCAGGTGGCCATGGTGGTCACGTCCATGCTCATCGGCGTCACCATGTTCTACGAAGTCGCCTTCATCATCATCGTGCCCATCGCGTTCACCCTGGTGCGGGTCACCGGCGCGAAGCTGCTGTGGGTCGGGCTGCCGATGTCCATCGCCCTGTCCACCATGCACAGCTTCCTCCCGCCGCACCCCGGCCCCACCGCCGTCGCCGCGACCTTCCACGCCTCCGTCGGACACACCCTGTTCTACGGCCTCTTCATCGCCGTGCCGGCCGGAGCGCTCATCGCCCTCGCGTGGCCGCGCCTGCCGTTCGTGAAGGCGATGAACCCGTCCATCCCCAAGGGACTGGTCAGCGACCGCGAGTTCACCGACGAAGAGATGCCCGGCATGGGCTGGTCGCTGCTAGTGGCCCTCTTCCCGGTGGTCCTGATCGCGGGTGCCGCGGTGATCGACATGGTCACGTCCGGCGAGAGCCCGTTCCTGCACGCGGTCGCGTTCATCGGCTCGGCCCCGATCGCACTCATGCTGACGCTGCTCCTGGCGATCTGGGCGTTCGGGCCGCGCATCGGCCGCAGCCTTACGGAGGTCAGCGCCTCCTGCGCCTCGGCGGCCCAGGCGATGGCGATGATCCTCCTGGTCATCGGCGCCGGCGGCGCCTTCAAGAACGTCCTCGTCGAGGGCGGGATCTCCGACTACATCAAGGACGTCACGGACAGCTGGGCCATCTCGCCCCTCATCCTGGCCTGGCTCATCGCGGTCATCCTGCGCGTGGCCCTCGGCTCGGCGACGGTCGCCGTCGTCACGGCGTCCGGCGTGGTGCTTCCGCTCCTGGCGGGCAGCGGCATCCACCCCGAGATCATGGTTCTCGCCGTCTCCTGCGGGTCGATCGCGTTCTCCCATGTGAACGACCCCGGATTCTGGCTCTTCAAGGAGTACTTCAACCTCTCGGTCATCGACGCGATCAAGGTCAGGACCACGTACACGACCGTGCTCGCGGTGCTGGGCCTGGGCGGCGTACTTGCCATGGAATGGGCGTTGGACTTCCTGAGCCTGTGA
- a CDS encoding LysR substrate-binding domain-containing protein yields MFTLAQLVSFVAVAEELHFTRAAERLRMTQPPLSRQIQLLEHDLGVQLLDRTNRSVRLTPAGRTFLNEARHILRQSEHAALAVRQVSAGEAGAIAIGFTAASANSALGTLLEVARSAMPRVEVVLRELVTRDQLEAITAGSLDLGMIRPANTGPDLETRSAVREGLLAALPTGHPLAAREGDLRVEDFDGEEVLMYSPVEARYFHELLVSIFRAAQVTPVFTQYLSQVHSILAMVNAGWGIALVPEAAAQMRFGGITYKPLSLTDPKPVELNLVWRRNNDNPALEALLRHL; encoded by the coding sequence TTGTTCACGCTGGCACAGCTCGTGAGCTTCGTGGCGGTGGCCGAGGAACTGCACTTCACCCGCGCCGCGGAGCGCCTCCGGATGACCCAGCCCCCGCTGAGCCGGCAGATCCAGCTCCTCGAGCACGACCTCGGCGTACAGCTCCTCGACCGCACCAACCGCTCCGTCCGGCTCACCCCGGCGGGCCGCACGTTCCTCAACGAGGCACGCCACATCCTGCGCCAGTCCGAGCACGCGGCCCTCGCGGTACGGCAGGTGTCGGCCGGCGAGGCCGGAGCCATCGCCATCGGGTTCACGGCGGCCAGCGCGAACTCGGCCCTCGGCACGCTGCTCGAAGTGGCCCGCTCGGCCATGCCCCGCGTGGAGGTGGTGCTGCGTGAACTGGTCACCCGCGACCAGCTGGAGGCCATCACCGCAGGCTCCCTCGACCTGGGGATGATCCGCCCCGCGAACACCGGGCCCGACCTGGAGACCCGGTCCGCGGTCAGGGAGGGGCTGCTCGCCGCCCTGCCCACGGGTCATCCGCTCGCCGCGCGCGAGGGCGACCTGCGCGTGGAGGACTTCGACGGGGAGGAGGTCCTGATGTACTCGCCGGTCGAGGCCCGCTACTTCCACGAGCTGCTCGTCAGCATCTTCCGTGCCGCCCAGGTCACACCCGTCTTCACGCAGTACCTCAGCCAGGTGCACAGCATTCTGGCGATGGTGAACGCGGGCTGGGGCATCGCCCTGGTCCCGGAGGCCGCGGCGCAGATGAGGTTCGGCGGGATCACCTACAAGCCGCTGTCCCTGACGGATCCCAAGCCGGTCGAGCTGAATCTGGTGTGGCGCAGGAACAACGACAATCCGGCGCTGGAGGCCCTGCTCCGCCACCTGTGA
- a CDS encoding HPP family protein: MSTDSLLRPQPQPTPAPDSPRRPRRAGRAPARPTAAAAFHSISAVTAVLLGLVAIGAMIHEPVLIPPLAASAALVHSAPTLPLAQPRSLVLGHLLGAGSGYAVLALTHSSPWTAALAGGITLAATMLARTPHSAACATAVIVVLQTPAPGRFVPLLFGSTVLLALTGFAASRVRRGAPKYPAYWW; encoded by the coding sequence GTGAGCACTGATTCCCTGCTGCGCCCGCAGCCGCAGCCCACTCCTGCCCCCGATTCGCCCCGTCGGCCGCGCCGGGCCGGACGGGCACCGGCCCGCCCCACCGCGGCGGCGGCCTTCCACAGCATCAGCGCGGTCACCGCGGTACTGCTCGGCCTCGTGGCGATCGGGGCGATGATCCATGAGCCGGTCCTGATACCGCCGCTGGCCGCGAGCGCAGCCCTCGTGCACAGCGCGCCCACCCTGCCCCTGGCCCAGCCCCGGAGCCTCGTCCTGGGGCATCTGCTCGGCGCAGGGTCCGGTTACGCGGTCCTCGCGCTGACGCACAGCAGCCCGTGGACGGCGGCACTGGCGGGCGGCATCACCCTCGCCGCGACGATGCTCGCCCGTACCCCGCACTCGGCGGCCTGCGCCACTGCCGTGATCGTGGTGCTCCAGACGCCGGCTCCCGGGCGCTTCGTGCCGCTGCTGTTCGGCTCCACCGTGCTGCTCGCCCTGACCGGGTTCGCGGCTTCTCGCGTACGGCGCGGGGCGCCCAAGTACCCGGCGTACTGGTGGTGA
- a CDS encoding L-talarate/galactarate dehydratase: MVTKTHTTTNAAHVAGEATLDRISWIKLSSVTLPLATPISDAKVLTGRQKPMTEVAFLFVELETEQGHEGIGFSYSKRAGGPGQFAHAREIADNLLGEDPSDIGKIWTKLAWSGASVGRSGLATQAIAAYDVALWDLKARRAGLPLAKLLGAHRDSVRCYNTSGGFLHTPTEQVLDNASASLASGIGGIKIKVGNPDRKQDLRRLTAVREHIGDGAPLMVDANQQWDRPTAQRMGRAMEEFDLVWIEEPLDAYDAQGHAALAASLDTPIATGEMLASVAEHYELIRHNAADIIQPDAPRIGGITQFLKLAALAEHHNLQLAPHFAMEIHLHLAAAYPIEPWVEHFDWLEPLFNERLTISDGRMHVPSRPGLGITLTDQARAWTQATHETGKRH; the protein is encoded by the coding sequence GTGGTGACGAAGACCCACACGACCACCAACGCAGCGCACGTCGCAGGCGAGGCGACGCTCGACAGGATCTCCTGGATCAAGCTCTCCTCGGTCACCCTGCCGCTGGCCACGCCGATCAGCGACGCCAAGGTCCTCACCGGGCGTCAGAAGCCCATGACCGAAGTGGCGTTCCTCTTCGTGGAACTGGAGACCGAGCAGGGGCACGAGGGCATCGGCTTCAGCTACTCCAAGCGGGCCGGCGGCCCCGGCCAGTTCGCCCACGCCCGGGAGATCGCCGACAACCTGCTCGGCGAGGACCCCAGCGACATCGGCAAGATCTGGACGAAGCTGGCGTGGTCCGGCGCCTCGGTGGGCCGCAGCGGTCTGGCCACGCAGGCCATCGCCGCGTACGACGTGGCCCTGTGGGACCTCAAGGCCAGGCGCGCCGGCCTGCCACTGGCCAAACTCCTGGGCGCCCACCGCGACTCCGTACGCTGCTACAACACCTCCGGCGGCTTCCTGCACACCCCGACCGAGCAGGTGCTCGACAACGCATCCGCCTCCCTGGCCAGCGGCATCGGCGGCATCAAGATCAAGGTCGGCAACCCCGACCGCAAGCAGGATCTGCGCCGCCTGACCGCCGTCCGCGAGCACATCGGCGACGGCGCCCCGCTGATGGTCGACGCGAACCAGCAGTGGGACCGGCCGACCGCCCAGCGGATGGGCCGGGCCATGGAGGAATTCGACCTCGTCTGGATCGAGGAGCCGCTCGACGCCTACGACGCGCAGGGTCACGCCGCGCTCGCCGCGTCGCTCGACACCCCCATCGCCACCGGCGAGATGCTCGCCAGCGTCGCCGAGCACTACGAGCTGATCCGCCACAACGCGGCGGACATCATCCAGCCCGACGCGCCCCGCATCGGGGGCATCACGCAGTTCCTCAAGCTCGCCGCGCTCGCCGAGCACCACAACCTCCAGCTCGCACCGCACTTCGCGATGGAGATCCACCTCCACCTCGCGGCCGCCTACCCGATCGAGCCGTGGGTGGAGCACTTCGACTGGCTGGAGCCGCTGTTCAACGAGCGCCTCACCATCAGCGACGGCCGCATGCACGTCCCGTCCCGCCCCGGCCTCGGCATCACCCTCACCGACCAGGCCCGCGCCTGGACCCAGGCCACCCACGAGACCGGCAAGCGCCACTGA
- the katG gene encoding catalase/peroxidase HPI, with amino-acid sequence MSENQDAIVTDAKTQDGGGCPVVHGSAPHPTQGNGANSQWWPQRLNLKILAKNPAVANPLGEEFDYAAAFKTLDLAEVKQDITEVLTTSKDWWPADFGHYGPFMIRMAWHSAGTYRISDGRGGADTGQQRFAPLNSWPDNGNLDKARRLLWPVKKKYGKNLSWADLMVLTGNVALETMGFDTFGFGGGRVDAWEPDDDVYWGPEKTWLGDERYTGDRELENPLAAVQMGLIYVNPEGPNGNPDPLAAARDIRETFRRMAMNDEETVALIAGGHTFGKTHGAGPAEDVSEAPEAAPIEEMGLGWKNAYGTGKGGDAITSGLEGIWTNTPTTWDNTFFDILFGYEWELFQSPAGAHQWRPKEGAGAGSVPDAHDASKSHAPTMLTTDLSLRFDPTYEPISRRFHENPAEFADAFARAWFKLTHRDMGPVVRYLGPEVPSEELLWQDPLPAVTHPLVDASDVAALKGQILASGLTVSQLVSTAWASASSFRNSDKRGGANGARIRLQPQSSWEVNQPDELAAVLRKLEGVQQTFNSAQSGGKQISLADVIVLAGAAGVEKAAKDAGFDIQVPFAPGRADATQEQTDVESFSALEPSADGFRNYLGKGNRLPAEYLLVDKANLLDLSAPELTVLIGGLRVLGANYGKSAHGVLTTTPGSLTNDFFVNLLDLDTTWSSTAGDADTFEGRDASGKVIWTGTRADLVFGSNSELRAVAEVYASDDAKEKFVKDFVSAWDKVMNLDRFDLS; translated from the coding sequence ATGTCTGAGAACCAAGATGCGATCGTCACAGACGCGAAAACACAGGACGGAGGAGGCTGCCCGGTCGTACACGGCAGCGCCCCGCACCCGACGCAGGGCAACGGCGCGAACAGCCAGTGGTGGCCGCAACGGCTCAACCTGAAGATCCTTGCCAAGAACCCCGCCGTGGCCAACCCGCTCGGCGAGGAGTTCGACTACGCCGCGGCGTTCAAGACCCTCGACCTCGCCGAGGTCAAGCAGGACATCACGGAGGTGCTCACCACCTCGAAGGACTGGTGGCCCGCCGACTTCGGCCACTACGGCCCGTTCATGATCCGCATGGCGTGGCACAGCGCCGGCACCTACCGGATCAGCGACGGCCGCGGTGGCGCCGACACCGGGCAGCAGCGCTTCGCCCCGCTCAACAGCTGGCCGGACAACGGGAACCTCGACAAGGCCCGCCGTCTGCTGTGGCCCGTCAAGAAGAAGTACGGCAAGAACCTGTCGTGGGCCGACCTCATGGTCCTCACGGGCAACGTCGCCCTGGAGACGATGGGCTTCGACACCTTCGGGTTCGGCGGCGGACGTGTCGACGCGTGGGAGCCCGACGACGACGTCTACTGGGGTCCCGAGAAGACCTGGCTCGGCGACGAGCGCTACACGGGTGACCGTGAGCTGGAGAACCCGCTCGCCGCGGTCCAGATGGGCCTCATCTACGTCAACCCGGAAGGCCCCAACGGCAACCCGGACCCGCTCGCCGCGGCCCGTGACATCCGCGAGACGTTCCGCCGGATGGCGATGAACGACGAGGAGACGGTCGCCCTGATCGCCGGCGGCCACACCTTCGGCAAGACCCACGGCGCGGGCCCCGCGGAGGACGTCAGCGAGGCCCCCGAGGCCGCCCCGATCGAGGAGATGGGCCTCGGCTGGAAGAACGCGTACGGCACCGGCAAGGGTGGCGACGCGATCACCAGTGGCCTCGAGGGGATCTGGACGAACACCCCGACCACGTGGGACAACACCTTCTTCGACATCCTCTTCGGCTACGAGTGGGAGCTCTTCCAGAGCCCCGCCGGCGCGCACCAGTGGCGGCCGAAGGAGGGCGCGGGTGCGGGGTCCGTACCCGACGCCCACGACGCGTCGAAGAGCCACGCCCCCACGATGCTCACGACGGACCTCTCGCTCCGGTTCGACCCGACCTACGAGCCGATCTCGCGCCGCTTCCACGAGAACCCGGCCGAGTTCGCGGACGCCTTCGCCCGCGCGTGGTTCAAGCTGACCCACCGCGACATGGGCCCGGTCGTGCGCTACCTCGGCCCGGAGGTCCCGAGCGAGGAGCTGCTGTGGCAGGACCCGCTCCCCGCGGTGACGCACCCGCTCGTCGACGCCTCCGACGTCGCCGCGCTCAAGGGCCAGATCCTGGCCTCGGGCCTGACGGTGTCTCAGCTCGTGTCCACGGCATGGGCGTCGGCCTCGTCCTTCCGTAACAGCGACAAGCGCGGCGGCGCGAACGGCGCGCGCATCCGCCTCCAGCCGCAGAGCAGCTGGGAGGTCAACCAGCCCGACGAGCTGGCGGCCGTGCTGCGCAAGCTGGAGGGGGTCCAGCAGACCTTCAACAGCGCCCAGTCCGGTGGCAAGCAGATCTCGCTCGCCGACGTGATCGTGCTCGCCGGTGCCGCCGGCGTCGAGAAGGCCGCGAAGGACGCGGGCTTCGACATCCAGGTGCCGTTCGCTCCGGGACGTGCCGACGCCACGCAGGAGCAGACGGACGTGGAGTCGTTCTCCGCGCTCGAGCCGTCCGCGGACGGGTTCCGCAACTACCTCGGCAAGGGCAACCGCCTGCCGGCCGAGTACCTGCTCGTCGACAAGGCGAACCTGCTCGACCTGAGCGCCCCCGAGCTGACGGTCCTCATCGGCGGCCTGCGCGTCCTCGGCGCGAACTACGGGAAGTCGGCGCACGGCGTCCTCACCACGACCCCCGGGTCGCTGACCAACGACTTCTTCGTGAACCTGCTCGACCTGGACACGACGTGGAGCTCGACGGCCGGCGACGCGGACACCTTCGAGGGCCGCGACGCCTCGGGCAAGGTCATCTGGACCGGCACCCGTGCCGACCTCGTCTTCGGCTCGAACTCCGAGCTGCGCGCGGTCGCGGAGGTCTACGCGAGCGATGACGCGAAGGAGAAGTTCGTGAAGGACTTCGTCTCCGCGTGGGACAAGGTCATGAACCTGGACCGGTTCGACCTCTCCTGA
- a CDS encoding IclR family transcriptional regulator, with product MKSALRTVALLELLAARGDRPARLDELAEELDVPRSSMYQLLRTLVECGWVRTDTTGSLYGIGIRTLLTGTSYLDNDPRVRAVRPYLDEASDALGETIHLARLDGPHVVYLATRESHEYLRTISRVGRRVPAHAGALGKALLAERADSELPLATAPLAALTENTHTDRDALLADLAGIRERGYAIDLEETVTGIAGFGFALRYDAPAVDAISCSVPVARLTGERQECVVAVMRDVQTKIEALLSPRSGAPDWR from the coding sequence GTGAAGTCGGCGCTGCGCACGGTCGCGCTGCTGGAACTGCTCGCGGCGAGGGGCGACCGGCCGGCGCGCCTGGACGAACTCGCCGAGGAGCTCGACGTGCCGCGCAGCAGCATGTACCAACTGCTGCGGACCCTCGTCGAGTGCGGCTGGGTGCGTACGGACACCACCGGTTCGCTGTACGGCATCGGGATCCGCACCCTTCTCACGGGCACGAGCTACCTCGACAACGACCCACGTGTGCGTGCCGTGCGCCCGTATCTCGACGAGGCGTCGGACGCGCTCGGCGAGACGATCCACCTGGCGCGGCTCGACGGTCCGCACGTCGTCTATCTCGCGACCCGCGAGTCCCACGAGTACCTGCGCACCATCAGCCGCGTGGGCCGCCGGGTCCCCGCACACGCCGGCGCCCTCGGAAAAGCGTTGCTCGCCGAGCGTGCGGACAGCGAGCTACCGCTCGCCACCGCCCCGTTGGCCGCTCTGACGGAGAACACCCACACCGACCGCGACGCGTTGCTCGCCGACCTCGCAGGCATCCGCGAACGGGGCTACGCCATCGACCTCGAGGAGACGGTGACCGGCATCGCGGGCTTCGGCTTCGCCCTGCGGTACGACGCTCCGGCGGTCGATGCCATCAGCTGCTCGGTTCCGGTCGCCCGCCTCACCGGGGAGCGCCAGGAATGCGTCGTCGCCGTCATGCGGGACGTACAGACGAAGATCGAGGCGCTGCTGTCACCCCGCTCGGGGGCGCCCGACTGGCGGTGA
- a CDS encoding enolase C-terminal domain-like protein, producing the protein MTLSKQTTVTAFAVYPVAGRDCMELNLSGAHGPYFTRNIVVLQDSEGRTGLGEVPGGEKITQTLRDAESLVVGAKVGDYKRVLREIGARFADRDAGGRGAQTFDLRTTVHAVTAVESAMLDLLGQHLDVPVAALLGDGQQRDSVRVLGYLFYVGDPDRTDLEYVREPDSAVDWHRVRHEEALTPDAIVRQAEAAYDRYGFRDFKLKGGVLAGTEEVRAVQALKDRFPEARITLDPNGAWSLREAIELCTPLSGTLAYAEDPCGAEGGYSGREILAEFRRATGLPTATNMIATDWRQLTHALALQSVSIPLADPHFWTMQGSVRVAQLCNAMGLTWGCHSNNHFDISLAMVTHCGAAAPGEYNALDTHWIWQEGLERLTTAPPRIVDGEIAVPDAPGLGVQLDMDRLLAAHDLYKTKALGARDDAVGMRYLVPDWQFDSKRPCLVR; encoded by the coding sequence ATGACCTTGAGCAAGCAGACGACCGTCACCGCGTTCGCCGTCTATCCGGTCGCCGGCCGGGACTGCATGGAACTGAATCTCTCCGGCGCGCACGGCCCCTACTTCACCCGCAACATCGTCGTCCTCCAGGACTCGGAAGGCCGCACGGGCCTGGGCGAGGTGCCGGGCGGCGAGAAGATCACCCAGACCCTGCGCGACGCCGAGTCCCTCGTGGTCGGCGCGAAGGTGGGCGACTACAAGCGCGTCCTGCGCGAGATCGGAGCCAGGTTCGCCGACCGCGACGCGGGCGGACGAGGCGCCCAGACCTTCGACCTGCGCACCACCGTCCACGCCGTCACCGCCGTCGAGTCGGCGATGCTCGACCTTCTGGGCCAGCACCTCGACGTCCCCGTCGCGGCGCTCCTCGGCGACGGCCAACAGCGCGACTCCGTAAGGGTGTTGGGCTACCTCTTCTACGTCGGTGACCCCGACCGCACCGACCTGGAATACGTCCGCGAACCCGACTCGGCCGTCGACTGGCACCGCGTCCGGCACGAAGAGGCCCTGACACCCGACGCGATCGTCCGCCAGGCCGAGGCCGCTTACGACCGGTACGGATTCCGCGACTTCAAGCTCAAGGGCGGAGTCCTGGCAGGCACCGAGGAGGTCAGGGCCGTCCAGGCGCTGAAGGACCGCTTCCCCGAGGCCAGGATCACCCTCGACCCCAACGGCGCGTGGTCGCTGCGCGAGGCGATCGAGCTGTGCACGCCCCTGTCCGGCACCCTCGCCTACGCCGAGGACCCCTGTGGTGCCGAAGGGGGCTACTCCGGCCGGGAGATCCTCGCCGAGTTCCGCCGCGCCACGGGCCTGCCCACCGCGACCAACATGATCGCCACGGACTGGCGCCAGCTCACCCACGCCCTGGCGCTCCAGTCGGTCTCCATCCCCCTGGCCGACCCGCACTTCTGGACCATGCAGGGCTCGGTCCGCGTGGCCCAGCTCTGCAACGCGATGGGCCTGACCTGGGGCTGCCACTCCAACAACCACTTCGACATCTCCCTCGCGATGGTGACCCACTGCGGAGCCGCCGCCCCCGGCGAGTACAACGCCCTCGACACGCACTGGATCTGGCAGGAGGGCCTGGAGCGCCTCACCACCGCCCCGCCCCGGATCGTCGACGGTGAGATCGCCGTGCCCGACGCCCCGGGCCTGGGCGTCCAGCTCGACATGGACCGACTGCTCGCGGCCCACGACCTCTACAAGACGAAGGCCCTGGGGGCACGCGACGACGCCGTCGGGATGCGGTATCTCGTCCCGGACTGGCAGTTCGACAGCAAGCGCCCGTGCCTCGTCCGCTAG